In Pochonia chlamydosporia 170 chromosome 3, whole genome shotgun sequence, the following are encoded in one genomic region:
- a CDS encoding nitrate reductase (similar to Neosartorya fischeri NRRL 181 XP_001259646.1), whose product MGASKRWAVKVQDHPGSTAEQIANEPNWSTGHEHRVGYRNKSNRLPGITHKHEDYSQEIEDALKERKKLQLDVESGKLVNFRDVIQSQEDFHLRHPENKSLGWRYVLETTEDWVKHGQKWPINVKHDQDQKQKQTNEDHSQGSGEKIEKPSQTEHEWRRDEDTGKHHDAYASEKPTKDGKGDNNTEKDDLSEKYTAQELALLRALEYEKDYIFSLKENDGRKHSPQKPKQTELSIDEQDQFSPDNWVPRSSHLIRLTGKHPVNAEPQLDHLFDAGLITPNELHYVRNHGSVPRLLWEYHELDIEYNGRVTKINMKDLTSFTCINIPVLLACDGNRRKELNMIKKSKGFGWGPGGVSCAYWKGPLLRDVLRSAGVPEILSHDKRHWVNFEGADDLSDGKYSTCIPYEYAMDPQNDVILAYNMNDVPLPPDHGYPVRLIIPGYVGGRCVKWLKRIWISDKENDSHYHIWDNRVLPSFVTEKDGPFAETLFKHPDTACNEQNLNSVIVKPAQGETIPLAKAKKGNSYRIEGFAYDGGGHQIQRVEVSLDNGKTWLYCIRRFSDHPIRHGNKFWAWVHWFVDVEISHLLRADSITVRCFNVFKNTQPRDANWNIMGMMNNCWYVVRPEITYEDDSGEPAILFRHPTEPGTGDGGWMKPSVENTIAKVRQEAGAPQKQFTREEIEKHDKQDDCWIVVDGKIYDATSVLEWHPGGAAAILGHAGKVHKETSDEFASIHDDYAYQKLKECALGVVTEKAANYIKMNAESSAKDAASSQLQKEKIALQKHRWIPVTLVNRKQLSRDTRSYTFRLPDNSHVLGLGTCQHVQIGFHLQDRMLVRSYTPTRPLLPCPNLQNGHSQRGKKETSPEDGHGTFELTVKTYFPDDNQPGGALSNILDCMPIGEEVELKGPTGEIVYNGNGNFIIEGKERHFDKVSLVLGGSGLTPGYSLLARILLTKGDKTQIRVVDANKSEGDILLRQKLDEFKRNSNGQLHITHVLSHPSDKWDGYKGYINADIIRESLFEPAEEAVTFLCGPPAMIQKAALPALRDWGYVEDENMFGF is encoded by the exons ATGGGAGCCTCCAAACGCTGGGCTGTCAAGGTCCAAGACCACCCTGGTTCGACAGCCGAACAAATCGCCAATGAGCCCAATTGGAGCACCGGCCATGAACATCGCGTTGGGTATAGGAATAAGAGCAATCGCTTGCCTGGAATTACCCACAAGCATGAGGACTATAGTCAGGAAATTGAAGACGCTctgaaggagaggaagaagctaCAGTTGGACGTAGAATCCGGCAAGCTGGTCAACTTTCGGGACGTCATTCAAAGTCAAGAG GATTTCCATCTCAGACACCCAGAAAATAAGTCTCTTGGCTGGCGATACGTTCTAGAAACAACTGAAGATTGGGTCAAGCACGGTCAGAAATGGCCAATAAATGTCAAACACGACCAAGATCAAAAGCAGAAGCAAACCAATGAGGACCATTCTCAAGGCTCAGGAGAGAAAATAGAGAAACCGTCGCAAACCGAGCACGAATGGAGGCGTGATGAGGACACTGGGAAACATCACGATGCGTACGCATCAGAGAAACCGACAAAAGACGGCAAAGGGGACAACAATACAGAAAAGGACGACCTTTCGGAAAAGTACACCGCGCAGGAACTGGCGCTTCTTCGGGCCCTGGAGTACGAGAAGGACTATATTTTCAGCTTAAAGGAAAACGACGGCCGCAAACATTCTCCCCAAAAGCCAAAACAGACGGAGCTATCAATAGATGAGCAAGACCAGTTCAGCCCAGATAATTGGGTGCCGCGATCGTCCCATCTTATTCGACTCACGGGAAAGCACCCAGTAAATGCCGAGCCTCAACTAGATCACCTCTTTGATGCTGGACTCATCACTCCCAACGAACTTCACTATGTCCGAAACCACGGTTCCGTCCCCAGACTACTCTGGGAATACCACGAGCTTGACATCGAATACAATGGGCGGGTAACCAAGATCAATATGAAAGACCTGACTTCCTTTACCTGTATCAACATCCCCGTCCTATTAGCATGCGACGGTAATAGGAGAAAGGAACTAAACATGatcaagaagagcaaaggGTTCGGTTGGGGGCCCGGCGGCGTTAGCTGTGCCTATTGGAAAGGTCCCTTACTCCGCGATGTCCTCCGCTCAGCTGGCGTGCCGGAAATTCTATCGCATGATAAGCGGCATTGGGTCAACTTCGAAGGCGCAGATGATCTCAGCGACGGCAAGTACTCGACATGTATCCCGTACGAATACGCGATGGATCCGCAAAACGACGTTATTCTAGCCTACAACATGAACGACGTTCCTCTTCCCCCGGACCACGGATATCCCGTTCGCCTCATTATCCCCGGATATGTTGGAGGCAGATGTGTCAAGTGGCTGAAGCGAATATGGATCAGTGACAAGGAAAACGACTCACATTACCACATCTGGGACAACCGAGTTCTTCCCTCTTTTGTCACAGAGAAGGACGGACCCTTTGCTGAAACTCTCTTCAAGCATCCCGACACGGCCTGCAACGAGCAAAACCTCAACTCAGTCATTGTCAAGCCAGCACAGGGAGAAACTATACCACTGGCAAAGGCTAAGAAAGGTAACAGCTATCGAATAGAGGGCTTTGCATATGACGGCGGCGGCCACCAGATTCAACGAGTAGAAGTGTCCTTGGACAACGGTAAAACGTGGCTATACTGCATCCGTCGCTTTTCCGACCATCCCATCCGCCACGGCAACAAGTTTTGGGCCTGGGTGCATTGGTTCGTCGACGTTGAAATATCTCACTTGCTGAGGGCGGACAGCATCACCGTTCGCTGTTTCAACGTCTTCAAAAACACGCAGCCCAGAGACGCCAATTGGAATATAATGGGCATGATGAATAATTGTTGGTATGTTGTACGCCCGGAAATTACATACGAGGACGATTCAGGGGAACCCGCCATATTATTCAGACACCCTACAGAGCCGGGTACCGGAGATGGCGGATGGATGAAGCCAAGTGTTGAGAATACTATAGCCAAAGTCCGCCAGGAAGCCGGCGCGCCTCAGAAGCAGTTCACCCGCGAGGAAATTGAGAAGCATGATAAGCAAGATGACTGTTGGATAGTCGTCGATGGCAAGATTTATGATGCAACGAGTGTTCTGGAGTGGCATCCAGGTGGTGCGGCTGCTATTTTGGGCCACGCAGGAAAGGTTCATAAGGAGACGAGTGATGAATTTGCCAGTATTCATGATGACTATGCCTACCAGAAGCTTAAAG AATGTGCTCTTGGTGTCGTCACTGAGAAGGCGGCTAACTACATCAAGATGAATGCAGAATCGTCAGCTAAAGATGCGGCGAGCTCTCAACtgcaaaaagagaaaatcGCACTCCAAAAGCACAGATGGATTCCGGTGACATTGGTCAATAGAAAGCAACTCTCCCGAGACACAAGAAGCTACACGTTCCGTTTGCCCGATAATAGCCATGTGTTGGGATTAGGTACCTGCCAACACGTCCAAATTGGCTTTCACCTACAAGATAGAATGCTAGTCCGCAGCTACACGCCAACACGACCCCTTTTGCCTTGTCCAAACCTTCAGAACGGGCATAGCCAGCGTGGCAAGAAGGAGACGTCTCCGGAAGACGGCCACGGGACGTTTGAACTCACAGTCAAGACATACTTTCCCGACGACAATCAACCTGGCGGTGCCTTGTCAAATATCCTTGACTGCATGCCTATTGGCGAAGAAGTGGAACTCAAGGGTCCCACGGGGGAAATCGTCTACAACGGCAATGGGAACTTTATCATTGAAGGCAAGGAACGTCACTTTGACAAAGTCTCCCTTGTGCTCGGCGGATCTGGTCTTACACCTGGCTACTCCCTCCTGGCGCGGATACTACTCACAAAGGGAGACAAGACGCAAATTAGGGTTGTTGACGCAAATAAGAGTGAGGGTGACATCTTGTTACGACAAAAGCTGGATGAGTTTAAACGCAATTccaatggccagcttcacATTACACATGTTTTGAGCCACCCCAGTGACAAATGGGACGGGTATAAGGGATATATTAACGCAGATATTATTAGAGAAAGCCTCTTTGAACCCGCGGAAGAAGCTGTTACGTTCCTCTGCGGTCCTCCGGCTATGATTCAAAAGGCGGCGCTACCGGCTCTGAGAG ACTGGGGTTACGTGGAAGACGAAAACATGTTCGGATTCTAG
- a CDS encoding HHE domain-containing protein (similar to Metarhizium robertsii ARSEF 23 XP_007825436.1) — MSTISQAIIDDHRELEQYYNEVVNNANNHDHQQRFGNQFIWELARHSVGEELVLYPAMERHLGAEGKEMADSDRKEHHSVKQMLKEFQEMSASDSNYINQLKKIWGPLSEHIKEEEERDLPALEKKLQSAEGESESMAKSFERTKLFVPSRSHPSAGEHPPFETAMGLLAAPIDKVADLFRKFPDKEKL, encoded by the exons ATGTCGACCATATCTCAGGCAATTATCGACGACCACCGGGAGTTGGAACAATACTACAATGAAGTAGTCAACAATGCAAACAATCATGATCACCAGCAACGCTTCGGGAACCAGTTTATTTGGGAACTTGCTAGACACTCAGTTGGTGAGGAGCTTGTCCTCTATCCAGCCATGGAAAGACACCTCGGGGCAGAGGGCAAAGAAATGGCCGACTCTGACCGGAAGGAGCATCATTCA GTCAAACAGATGCTCAAAGAGTTTCAAGAGATGAGTGCCTCTGACTCAAACTACATCAATCAGTTGAAGAAGATATGGGGTCCACTCTCAGAACACatcaaggaagaagaagaacggGATTTGCCTGCTCTTGAAAAGAAGCTCCAGTCTGCAGAAGGAGAGTCTGAATCTATGGCAAAGTCATTTGAGAGGACCAAGCTTTTTGTGCCTTCTCGCAGCCATCCTAGTGCTGGGGAGCATCCTCCATTTGAGACGGCAATGGGGTTACTTGCGGCGCCGATTGACAAGGTCGCTGATTTGTTCCGCAAGTTCCCGGACAAAGAGAAGCTGTGA
- a CDS encoding Ser/Thr protein phosphatase family (similar to Pyrenophora tritici-repentis Pt-1C-BFP XP_001932323.1), whose translation MLKSLGLIGSVAALLTGAFACGDHGCYGPIDKVEHVRHVKRMQPGAPNATYGPKAPLEWGQVNFLHTTDTHGWLEGHLKEQNYGADWGDFVTFSRRMKQTAGNMGVDLLLVDTGDLHDGNGVSDATKQDGTKSMPIFDEIEYDLLTIGNHELYVTEVAYQMFNEYAKKWGDRYVTSNVKVLNQKTGKFEYVGATHRYFTTPKGLRVMAFGVLFDFTGNSNASQVIKAKDMIKESWFNEALASKEPVDLFILFGHNPVRPTDSASTFKLVLDAIRASHAKTPIQVLGGHSHIRDFAVYDDSAVGIESGRYCETLGWMSVSGFDSSNSGFKGVKNPHGVPNPSRPAKEGSKSPFVYSRRYLDWNRKTFLYHSKQTEKTYDYHSGLRVTGDITKVRDELKLGQVYGCAPQDYCIDCAPFTDPKNIFPGVIYPAVSAVVLNETRKDKSRIILGNTGAIRFDLHKGPFTYDDNFIVAPFRDVFLYIADVPFDKASAVLDKLNKGIVNKRFVSTRVPSDECTNPTLGYMSRRDVREPRGIVRRQDGVVPGYTTKDDWGTDGDDTEHSAIPSYRIPGYWEARASFPKDGSNPDKVDLIFFDFIQSLVLQDLGAGYTADMVQCYINCTFTSQDFMLPYAKLAWQENVDDCPL comes from the exons atgttgaagtcTCTCGGACTCATTGGCAGCGTCGCTGCTCTCCTCACAGGAGCATTTGCGTGCGGCGATCATGGCTGCTACGGCCCAATTGACAAGGTCGAGCATGTTCGTCACGTCAAGCGTATGCAACCAGGTGCGCCCAATGCCACATATGGTCCAAAGGCACCTCTTGAATGGGGTCAGGTCAATTTCCTTCATACC ACCGATActcatggctggctggaaGGCCACTTGAAGGAGCAAAATTACGGCGCTGACTGGGGCGACTTTGTGACGTTCAGTCGTCGCATGAAGCAGACGGCTGGTAACATGGGAGTCGACCTGCTTCTTGTTGACACTGGTGATTTACACGACGGCAATGGCGTTTCAGATGCGACGAAGCAGGATGGCACCAAGTCTATGCCAATctttgatgagattgagtACGATTTGCTGACAATTG GAAATCATGAACTCTACGTTACCGAAGTTGCGTACCAGATGTTCAATGAGTACGCCAAGAAATGGGGAGACAGATACGTCACCTCCAATGTCAAGGTTCTCAACCAAAAGACGGGCAAGTTTGAGTACGTGGGCGCCACCCATCGCTATTTTACTACCCCCAAGGGACTCCGTGTCATGGCTTTTGGCGTCTTGTTTGACTTTACCG GCAACTCCAATGCATCGCAAgtcatcaaagccaaagaCATGATCAAAGAGAGCTGGTTCAACGAAGCCCTCGCCAGCAAAGAACCCGTCGATCTCTTCATCCTGTTCGGTCACAATCCCGTCCGTCCCACCGACTCAGCCAGCACCTTCAAACTCGTCCTCGATGCCATTCGtgcttctcatgccaagacACCCATCCAAGTCCTCGGCGGACACAGCCATATTCGTGACTTTGCAGTCTACGACGACAGCGCCGTGGGTATCGAGTCTGGTCGGTACTGCGAAACCCTAGGCTGGATGTCTGTTTCTGGTTTCGACTCATCGAACAGTGGCTTCAAGGGCGTCAAGAATCCTCACGGTGTGCCTAATCCTTCGAGACCAGCCAAGGAAGGTTCCAAATCACCGTTTGTCTACTCCAGACGGTACTTGGACTGGAACCGCAAGACGTTCCTCTATCATTCTAAGCAGACTGAGAAGACGTACGACTACCACTCTGGCCTGCGTGTGACGGGGGACATTACCAAAGTTCGCGATGAGCTCAAGCTCGGCCAAGTATACGGCTGCGCTCCGCAAGATTACTGTATCGACTGTGCGCCGTTTACTGATCCGAAGAATATCTTCCCTGGTGTGATTTACCCTGCTGTTTCGGCGGTTGTTCTGAACGAGACTCGCAAGGATAAGTCTCGTATTATTCTGGGCAACACTGGTGCTATTAGATTCGATCTTCACAAAGGTCCTTTTACGTATGACGATAACTTTATTGTTGCGCCGTTTAGGGACGTGTTTCTTTACATTGCGGATGTTCCCTTTGATAAGGCGTCGGCGGTTCTTGACAA ACTCAACAAAGGCATCGTCAACAAACGATTTGTTTCTACGCGCGTCCCCAGCGATGAATGCACCAATCCAACACTCGGATACATGAGTCGTCGCGATGTGCGTGAACCTCGTGGCATTGTTCGTCGCCAGGACGGAGTCGTCCCGGGGTACACTACCAAGGATGACTGGGGAACTGATG GTGATGATACTGAGCACTCGGCGATTCCTAGCTATCGCATCCCTGGATACTGGGAGGCTCGCGCGTCGTTCCCCAAGGATGGCAGCAACCCTGATAAAGtcgacctcatcttctttgacTT CATCCAGAGCCTCGTACTTCAGGACCTTGGAGCAGGGTATACGGCCGACATGGTACAGTGCTACATCAACTGCACTTTTACGTCGCAGGATTTCATGCTGCCGTATGCCAAGCTTGCGTGGCAGGAGAATGTGGATGACTGTCCTCTTTGA